In Entelurus aequoreus isolate RoL-2023_Sb linkage group LG02, RoL_Eaeq_v1.1, whole genome shotgun sequence, one genomic interval encodes:
- the LOC133630883 gene encoding annexin A2-like yields MALVSEFLSQLTLSHSGEREPLYPTVVPARDFDPARDAARLEAALRVKGVDEQTVIDILTRRTYEQRREIAFDYERLAKKDLAVALKGALSGSLEALMLGLMKSPTQYDASMLNGAMKGLGTDEETLNEIVCSRNYEELAQIKTVYREMFKKDLEKDVAGDTSGDFAKLLLALVQNKRDEPSNVVEYQQIDDDARSLYEAGVKRKGTDVSVWISIMTQRSVPHLQRVFERYKSYSPYDMKESIMKEVKGDLEKSFLTLVECVENKQLYFANRLNDAMKTKGAKEKVLTRIMVSRCQVDLMKIRNQFKKQHKRSLYQTIVEHTKGDYQMALLSLCGGDD; encoded by the exons ATGGCACTGGTGTCTGAGTTCCTGAGTCAGCTGACGCTGTCGCACAGCGGG GAGAGGGAGCCCCTCTACCCCACCGTGGTCCCGGCCAGAGACTTTGACCCGGCCAGAGACGCCGCACGCTTGGAGGCGGCTCTCAGAGTCAAAG GAGTGGACGAGCAAACCGTCATCGATATCCTGACCAGGAGAACCTACGAGCAGCGGCGGGAGATTGCTTTCGATTATGAGCGACTGGCCAAAAAG GACCTCGCTGTGGCCCTGAAGGGGGCGCTGTCGGGTTCTCTGGAGGCGCTGATGCTGGGCCTGATGAAGAGCCCCACCCAGTACGACGCCTCCATGCTCAACGGCGCCATGAAG GGTCTCGGAACCGACGAGGAGACTCTCAACGAGATCGTCTGCTCCAGAAACTACGAGGAACTCGCCCAGATCAAAACAGTTTACAGAGAAA TGTTTAAGAAAGATCTAGAAAAAGACGTGGCAGGAGACACTTCGGGAGACTTCGCCAAGCTGCTCTTGGCTCTGGTTCAG AACAAACGAGACGAACCCTCCAACGTGGTGGAATATCAGCAGATTGACGACGATGCCAGA AGTCTCTATGAAGCTGGCGTGAAGCGCAAAGGAACTGACGTGTCCGTCTGGATCTCCATCATGACCCAGAGGAGCGTCCCACACCTGCAGAGAG tgtttgAGCGCTACAAGAGCTACAGTCCGTACGACATGAAGGAGAGCATCATGAAGGAAGTCAAGGGCGACCTGGAGAAGTCCTTCCTGACACTCG TGGAGTGTGTGGAGAACAAGCAGCTGTACTTCGCCAACAGACTCAACGATGCCATGAAG ACTAAAGGTGCCAAGGAGAAAGTGTTGACTCGCATCATGGTGTCTCGCTGCCAAGTGGACCTGATGAAGATCAGAAATCAGTTCAAGAAGCAACACAAACGCTCTCTGTACCAAACCATCGTT GAGCACACCAAGGGAGACTACCAGATGGCTCTGCTGTCTCTGTGCGGAGGAGACGACTGA